One genomic segment of Echeneis naucrates chromosome 18, fEcheNa1.1, whole genome shotgun sequence includes these proteins:
- the clcn3 gene encoding H(+)/Cl(-) exchange transporter 3 isoform X1, with protein MESEQLYHRGYCRNSYNSIASASSDEELLDGAGVIMDFHTTEDDNLLDGDASSPGSNYAMSNGGGAASSSTHLLDFLEEPIPGVGTYDDFHTIDWVREKCKDRERHRKINSKKKESAWEFTKSLYDAWSGWLVVTLTGLASGALAGLIDIAADWMNDLKEGVCLSAMWFNHEQCCWTSNETTFAERDKCPQWKSWAELILGQAEGPGSYIMNYFMYIYWALSFAFLAVCLVKVFAPYACGSGIPEIKTILSGFIIRGYLGKWTLMIKTITLVLAVASGLSLGKEGPLVHVACCCGNIFSYLFPKYSKNEAKKREVLSAASAAGVSVAFGAPIGGVLFSLEEVSYYFPLKTLWRSFFAALVAAFVLRSINPFGNSRLVLFYVEYHTPWYLFELIPFILLGVFGGLWGAFFIRANIAWCRRRKSTRFGKYPVLEVILVAAITAVVAFPNPYTRQNTSELIKELFTDCGPLESSQLCQYRSQMNGSKAFTDNPNRPAGPGVYSAMWQLCLALIFKIIMTIFTFGLKVPSGLFIPSMAIGAIAGRIVGIAMEQLAYYHHDWFLFKEWCEVGADCITPGLYAMVGAAACLGGVTRMTVSLVVIVFELTGGLEYIVPLMAAVMTSKWVGDAFGREGIYEAHIRLNGYPFLDAKEEFTHTTLAREVMRPRRSDPPLAVLTQDDLTVEELQGIINETSYNGFPVIVSKESQRLVGFALRRDITIAIENARRKQEGIMLNSRVYFTQHAPTLPADSPRPLKLRSILDMSPFTVTDHTPMEIVVDIFRKLGLRQCLVTHNGILLGIITKKNILEHLEELKQHTEPLAASWYYHKKRYPSSHGSNGKPGSRVHHVQLIRSFQDGRVGGGGDSEEEEEVHLLDGSNL; from the exons ggTCTAACTACGCCATGTCTAACGGGGGCGGCGCTGCCAGCAGCTCCACTCATCTGTTGGACTTCCTAGAGGAGCCCATTCCTGGTGTGGGGACCTACGATGACTTCCACACCATCGACTGGGTGCGTGAGAAGTGCAAGGATCGCGAGAGACACAGAAAG ATAAATAGTAAGAAAAAGGAATCAGCCTGGGAGTTCACAAAGAGCCTGTACGATGCCTGGTCTGGTTGGCTGGTGGTGACGCTGACTGGCTTGGCCTCCG gTGCTTTGGCTGGCCTTATTGACATTGCTGCTGATTGGATGAACGACCTGAAGGAGGGAGTTTGTCTGAGCGCCATGTGGTTCAACCACGAGCAGTGCTGTTGGACGTCCAATGAGACCACCTTCGCTGAGCGGGACAAGTGTCCCCAATGGAAGAGCTGGGCTGAGCTAATACTCGGGCAGGCTGAG GGTCCTGGCTCGTACATCATGAACTACTTCATGTACATTTACTGGGCTTTGTCCTTCGCTTTCCTGGCAGTATGCCTGGTAAAGGTGTTTGCTCCCTATGCCTGTGGTTCGGGGATCCCTGAG ATCAAGACCATCCTGAGTGGGTTTATCATCCGGGGCTACCTGGGAAAATGGACCTTGATGATTAAGACCATTACTCTAGTGCTGGCGGTGGCATCCGGACTCAGCCTGGGGAAAGAAGGCCCCCTGGTTCACGTGGCCTGCTGCTGTGGGAATATCTTCTCCTACCTCTTCCCCAAGTACAGCAAGAATGAGGCCAAGAAACGTGAG gttctCTCTGCTGCATCAGCAGCTGGGGTGTCAGTGGCTTTTGGAGCTCCAATAGGAGGAGTTCTCTTCAGCTTGGAGGAG gtGAGCTACTACTTTCCTCTCAAGACGCTGTGGCGCTCTTTCTTTGCTGCCCTCGTGGCAGCCTTCGTCTTGCGGTCCATCAACCCTTTTGGTAACAGCCGTCTGGTGCTGTTCTACGTGGAGTACCACACTCCGTGGTACCTGTTTGAGCTCATCCCGTTCATTCTGCTGGGAGTTTTCGGAGGACTCTGGGGAGCCTTCTTCATCCGAGCCAACATTGCCTGGTGCCGGCGACGCAAGTCAACACGCTTTG GAAAGTACCCAGTGTTGGAGGTGATTCTTGTGGCTGCCATCACAGCTGTGGTTGCTTTCCCGAACCCATACACCCGTCAGAACACCAGCGAGCTGATAAAGGAGTTGTTCACAGACTGCGGCCCACTCGAGTCGTCGCAGCTCTGCCAGTACCGTAGCCAGATGAACGGAAGTAAGGCTTTCACTGACAATCCCAACCGGCCGGCAGGGCCCGGCGTCTATTCTGCCATGTGGCAGCTCTGCCTGGCACTGATCTTTAAAATCATCATGACCATATTCACATTTGGACTCAAG GTACCGTCAGGCTTGTTCATCCCCAGCATGGCCATTGGTGCCATTGCAGGGCGAATTGTTGGCATTGCCATGGAGCAGCTGGCTTATTACCACCATGACTGGTTCCTGTTCAAAGAGTGGTGTGAGGTCGGAGCCGACTGCATCACTCCAGGGCTCTACGCCATGGTGGGAGCTGCAGCATGTCTGG GTGGTGTGACCCGTATGACAGTCTCCCTGGTCGTCATTGTCTTTGAGCTGACAGGCGGGTTGGAGTACATTGTCCCCCTCATGGCTGCTGTCATGACCAGCAAGTGGGTGGGTGACGCGTTTGGCCGTGAGGGAATCTATGAGGCCCACATCCGCCTGAACGGATACCCTTTCCTTGATGCCAAGGAAGAATTCACCCACACCACACTGGCCAGGGAGGTGATGAGGCCACGGCGGAGCGACCCGCCGTTAGCAGTGCTGACGCAGGACGACCTGAcggtggaggagctgcagggcATCATCAATGAAACCAGTTATAATGGTTTCCCTGTGATAGTGTCCAAAGAGTCTCAGAGGCTGGTGGGCTTTGCTCTGCGCAGGGACATCACCATAGCTATAG AAAATGCCCGTCGTAAACAGGAAGGCATCATGTTGAACTCCAGGGTGTACTTCACCCAGCATGCCCCCACTCTGCCAGCCGACAGCCCTCGGCCCTTAAAGCTGCGCTCCATCCTGGACATGAGCCCCTTCACCGTCACCGACCACACCCCCATGGAGATCGTGGTGGACATCTTCAGAAAGCTGGGCCTGCGGCAGTGCCTGGTCACTCACAACGG GATTTTGTTGGGCATCATCACAAAGAAGAATATATTAGAGCATCTGGAGGAGCTCAAGCAGCACACGGAGCCCCTG GCGGCTTCTTGGTATTATCACAAAAAAAGATATCCTTCGTCACATGGCTCAAATGGCAAACCAGGATCCCGAGTCCATCATGTTCAACTGATCCGCTCCTTCCAGGACGGCCgggtgggaggaggaggcgacagcgaggaggaggaagaggtacACCTCCTGGACGGCTCCAATCTCTGA
- the clcn3 gene encoding H(+)/Cl(-) exchange transporter 3 isoform X4, with protein MESEQLYHRGYCRNSYNSIASASSDEELLDGAGVIMDFHTTEDDNLLDGDASSPGSNYAMSNGGGAASSSTHLLDFLEEPIPGVGTYDDFHTIDWVREKCKDRERHRKINSKKKESAWEFTKSLYDAWSGWLVVTLTGLASGALAGLIDIAADWMNDLKEGVCLSAMWFNHEQCCWTSNETTFAERDKCPQWKSWAELILGQAEGPGSYIMNYFMYIYWALSFAFLAVCLVKVFAPYACGSGIPEIKTILSGFIIRGYLGKWTLMIKTITLVLAVASGLSLGKEGPLVHVACCCGNIFSYLFPKYSKNEAKKREVLSAASAAGVSVAFGAPIGGVLFSLEEVSYYFPLKTLWRSFFAALVAAFVLRSINPFGNSRLVLFYVEYHTPWYLFELIPFILLGVFGGLWGAFFIRANIAWCRRRKSTRFGKYPVLEVILVAAITAVVAFPNPYTRQNTSELIKELFTDCGPLESSQLCQYRSQMNGSKAFTDNPNRPAGPGVYSAMWQLCLALIFKIIMTIFTFGLKVPSGLFIPSMAIGAIAGRIVGIAMEQLAYYHHDWFLFKEWCEVGADCITPGLYAMVGAAACLGGVTRMTVSLVVIVFELTGGLEYIVPLMAAVMTSKWVGDAFGREGIYEAHIRLNGYPFLDAKEEFTHTTLAREVMRPRRSDPPLAVLTQDDLTVEELQGIINETSYNGFPVIVSKESQRLVGFALRRDITIAIENARRKQEGIMLNSRVYFTQHAPTLPADSPRPLKLRSILDMSPFTVTDHTPMEIVVDIFRKLGLRQCLVTHNGRLLGIITKKDILRHMAQMANQDPESIMFN; from the exons ggTCTAACTACGCCATGTCTAACGGGGGCGGCGCTGCCAGCAGCTCCACTCATCTGTTGGACTTCCTAGAGGAGCCCATTCCTGGTGTGGGGACCTACGATGACTTCCACACCATCGACTGGGTGCGTGAGAAGTGCAAGGATCGCGAGAGACACAGAAAG ATAAATAGTAAGAAAAAGGAATCAGCCTGGGAGTTCACAAAGAGCCTGTACGATGCCTGGTCTGGTTGGCTGGTGGTGACGCTGACTGGCTTGGCCTCCG gTGCTTTGGCTGGCCTTATTGACATTGCTGCTGATTGGATGAACGACCTGAAGGAGGGAGTTTGTCTGAGCGCCATGTGGTTCAACCACGAGCAGTGCTGTTGGACGTCCAATGAGACCACCTTCGCTGAGCGGGACAAGTGTCCCCAATGGAAGAGCTGGGCTGAGCTAATACTCGGGCAGGCTGAG GGTCCTGGCTCGTACATCATGAACTACTTCATGTACATTTACTGGGCTTTGTCCTTCGCTTTCCTGGCAGTATGCCTGGTAAAGGTGTTTGCTCCCTATGCCTGTGGTTCGGGGATCCCTGAG ATCAAGACCATCCTGAGTGGGTTTATCATCCGGGGCTACCTGGGAAAATGGACCTTGATGATTAAGACCATTACTCTAGTGCTGGCGGTGGCATCCGGACTCAGCCTGGGGAAAGAAGGCCCCCTGGTTCACGTGGCCTGCTGCTGTGGGAATATCTTCTCCTACCTCTTCCCCAAGTACAGCAAGAATGAGGCCAAGAAACGTGAG gttctCTCTGCTGCATCAGCAGCTGGGGTGTCAGTGGCTTTTGGAGCTCCAATAGGAGGAGTTCTCTTCAGCTTGGAGGAG gtGAGCTACTACTTTCCTCTCAAGACGCTGTGGCGCTCTTTCTTTGCTGCCCTCGTGGCAGCCTTCGTCTTGCGGTCCATCAACCCTTTTGGTAACAGCCGTCTGGTGCTGTTCTACGTGGAGTACCACACTCCGTGGTACCTGTTTGAGCTCATCCCGTTCATTCTGCTGGGAGTTTTCGGAGGACTCTGGGGAGCCTTCTTCATCCGAGCCAACATTGCCTGGTGCCGGCGACGCAAGTCAACACGCTTTG GAAAGTACCCAGTGTTGGAGGTGATTCTTGTGGCTGCCATCACAGCTGTGGTTGCTTTCCCGAACCCATACACCCGTCAGAACACCAGCGAGCTGATAAAGGAGTTGTTCACAGACTGCGGCCCACTCGAGTCGTCGCAGCTCTGCCAGTACCGTAGCCAGATGAACGGAAGTAAGGCTTTCACTGACAATCCCAACCGGCCGGCAGGGCCCGGCGTCTATTCTGCCATGTGGCAGCTCTGCCTGGCACTGATCTTTAAAATCATCATGACCATATTCACATTTGGACTCAAG GTACCGTCAGGCTTGTTCATCCCCAGCATGGCCATTGGTGCCATTGCAGGGCGAATTGTTGGCATTGCCATGGAGCAGCTGGCTTATTACCACCATGACTGGTTCCTGTTCAAAGAGTGGTGTGAGGTCGGAGCCGACTGCATCACTCCAGGGCTCTACGCCATGGTGGGAGCTGCAGCATGTCTGG GTGGTGTGACCCGTATGACAGTCTCCCTGGTCGTCATTGTCTTTGAGCTGACAGGCGGGTTGGAGTACATTGTCCCCCTCATGGCTGCTGTCATGACCAGCAAGTGGGTGGGTGACGCGTTTGGCCGTGAGGGAATCTATGAGGCCCACATCCGCCTGAACGGATACCCTTTCCTTGATGCCAAGGAAGAATTCACCCACACCACACTGGCCAGGGAGGTGATGAGGCCACGGCGGAGCGACCCGCCGTTAGCAGTGCTGACGCAGGACGACCTGAcggtggaggagctgcagggcATCATCAATGAAACCAGTTATAATGGTTTCCCTGTGATAGTGTCCAAAGAGTCTCAGAGGCTGGTGGGCTTTGCTCTGCGCAGGGACATCACCATAGCTATAG AAAATGCCCGTCGTAAACAGGAAGGCATCATGTTGAACTCCAGGGTGTACTTCACCCAGCATGCCCCCACTCTGCCAGCCGACAGCCCTCGGCCCTTAAAGCTGCGCTCCATCCTGGACATGAGCCCCTTCACCGTCACCGACCACACCCCCATGGAGATCGTGGTGGACATCTTCAGAAAGCTGGGCCTGCGGCAGTGCCTGGTCACTCACAACGG GCGGCTTCTTGGTATTATCACAAAAAAAGATATCCTTCGTCACATGGCTCAAATGGCAAACCAGGATCCCGAGTCCATCATGTTCAACTGA
- the clcn3 gene encoding H(+)/Cl(-) exchange transporter 3 isoform X6, which translates to MEEEDAAADPYLPYDGGGDTIPLQEIPKKGSNYAMSNGGGAASSSTHLLDFLEEPIPGVGTYDDFHTIDWVREKCKDRERHRKINSKKKESAWEFTKSLYDAWSGWLVVTLTGLASGALAGLIDIAADWMNDLKEGVCLSAMWFNHEQCCWTSNETTFAERDKCPQWKSWAELILGQAEGPGSYIMNYFMYIYWALSFAFLAVCLVKVFAPYACGSGIPEIKTILSGFIIRGYLGKWTLMIKTITLVLAVASGLSLGKEGPLVHVACCCGNIFSYLFPKYSKNEAKKREVLSAASAAGVSVAFGAPIGGVLFSLEEVSYYFPLKTLWRSFFAALVAAFVLRSINPFGNSRLVLFYVEYHTPWYLFELIPFILLGVFGGLWGAFFIRANIAWCRRRKSTRFGKYPVLEVILVAAITAVVAFPNPYTRQNTSELIKELFTDCGPLESSQLCQYRSQMNGSKAFTDNPNRPAGPGVYSAMWQLCLALIFKIIMTIFTFGLKVPSGLFIPSMAIGAIAGRIVGIAMEQLAYYHHDWFLFKEWCEVGADCITPGLYAMVGAAACLGGVTRMTVSLVVIVFELTGGLEYIVPLMAAVMTSKWVGDAFGREGIYEAHIRLNGYPFLDAKEEFTHTTLAREVMRPRRSDPPLAVLTQDDLTVEELQGIINETSYNGFPVIVSKESQRLVGFALRRDITIAIENARRKQEGIMLNSRVYFTQHAPTLPADSPRPLKLRSILDMSPFTVTDHTPMEIVVDIFRKLGLRQCLVTHNGRLLGIITKKDILRHMAQMANQDPESIMFN; encoded by the exons atggaggaggaggacgcgGCGGCCGACCCCTATTTGCCCTACGACGGGGGAGGGGACACCATCCCGCTGCAGGAGATCCCTAAAAAAG ggTCTAACTACGCCATGTCTAACGGGGGCGGCGCTGCCAGCAGCTCCACTCATCTGTTGGACTTCCTAGAGGAGCCCATTCCTGGTGTGGGGACCTACGATGACTTCCACACCATCGACTGGGTGCGTGAGAAGTGCAAGGATCGCGAGAGACACAGAAAG ATAAATAGTAAGAAAAAGGAATCAGCCTGGGAGTTCACAAAGAGCCTGTACGATGCCTGGTCTGGTTGGCTGGTGGTGACGCTGACTGGCTTGGCCTCCG gTGCTTTGGCTGGCCTTATTGACATTGCTGCTGATTGGATGAACGACCTGAAGGAGGGAGTTTGTCTGAGCGCCATGTGGTTCAACCACGAGCAGTGCTGTTGGACGTCCAATGAGACCACCTTCGCTGAGCGGGACAAGTGTCCCCAATGGAAGAGCTGGGCTGAGCTAATACTCGGGCAGGCTGAG GGTCCTGGCTCGTACATCATGAACTACTTCATGTACATTTACTGGGCTTTGTCCTTCGCTTTCCTGGCAGTATGCCTGGTAAAGGTGTTTGCTCCCTATGCCTGTGGTTCGGGGATCCCTGAG ATCAAGACCATCCTGAGTGGGTTTATCATCCGGGGCTACCTGGGAAAATGGACCTTGATGATTAAGACCATTACTCTAGTGCTGGCGGTGGCATCCGGACTCAGCCTGGGGAAAGAAGGCCCCCTGGTTCACGTGGCCTGCTGCTGTGGGAATATCTTCTCCTACCTCTTCCCCAAGTACAGCAAGAATGAGGCCAAGAAACGTGAG gttctCTCTGCTGCATCAGCAGCTGGGGTGTCAGTGGCTTTTGGAGCTCCAATAGGAGGAGTTCTCTTCAGCTTGGAGGAG gtGAGCTACTACTTTCCTCTCAAGACGCTGTGGCGCTCTTTCTTTGCTGCCCTCGTGGCAGCCTTCGTCTTGCGGTCCATCAACCCTTTTGGTAACAGCCGTCTGGTGCTGTTCTACGTGGAGTACCACACTCCGTGGTACCTGTTTGAGCTCATCCCGTTCATTCTGCTGGGAGTTTTCGGAGGACTCTGGGGAGCCTTCTTCATCCGAGCCAACATTGCCTGGTGCCGGCGACGCAAGTCAACACGCTTTG GAAAGTACCCAGTGTTGGAGGTGATTCTTGTGGCTGCCATCACAGCTGTGGTTGCTTTCCCGAACCCATACACCCGTCAGAACACCAGCGAGCTGATAAAGGAGTTGTTCACAGACTGCGGCCCACTCGAGTCGTCGCAGCTCTGCCAGTACCGTAGCCAGATGAACGGAAGTAAGGCTTTCACTGACAATCCCAACCGGCCGGCAGGGCCCGGCGTCTATTCTGCCATGTGGCAGCTCTGCCTGGCACTGATCTTTAAAATCATCATGACCATATTCACATTTGGACTCAAG GTACCGTCAGGCTTGTTCATCCCCAGCATGGCCATTGGTGCCATTGCAGGGCGAATTGTTGGCATTGCCATGGAGCAGCTGGCTTATTACCACCATGACTGGTTCCTGTTCAAAGAGTGGTGTGAGGTCGGAGCCGACTGCATCACTCCAGGGCTCTACGCCATGGTGGGAGCTGCAGCATGTCTGG GTGGTGTGACCCGTATGACAGTCTCCCTGGTCGTCATTGTCTTTGAGCTGACAGGCGGGTTGGAGTACATTGTCCCCCTCATGGCTGCTGTCATGACCAGCAAGTGGGTGGGTGACGCGTTTGGCCGTGAGGGAATCTATGAGGCCCACATCCGCCTGAACGGATACCCTTTCCTTGATGCCAAGGAAGAATTCACCCACACCACACTGGCCAGGGAGGTGATGAGGCCACGGCGGAGCGACCCGCCGTTAGCAGTGCTGACGCAGGACGACCTGAcggtggaggagctgcagggcATCATCAATGAAACCAGTTATAATGGTTTCCCTGTGATAGTGTCCAAAGAGTCTCAGAGGCTGGTGGGCTTTGCTCTGCGCAGGGACATCACCATAGCTATAG AAAATGCCCGTCGTAAACAGGAAGGCATCATGTTGAACTCCAGGGTGTACTTCACCCAGCATGCCCCCACTCTGCCAGCCGACAGCCCTCGGCCCTTAAAGCTGCGCTCCATCCTGGACATGAGCCCCTTCACCGTCACCGACCACACCCCCATGGAGATCGTGGTGGACATCTTCAGAAAGCTGGGCCTGCGGCAGTGCCTGGTCACTCACAACGG GCGGCTTCTTGGTATTATCACAAAAAAAGATATCCTTCGTCACATGGCTCAAATGGCAAACCAGGATCCCGAGTCCATCATGTTCAACTGA
- the clcn3 gene encoding H(+)/Cl(-) exchange transporter 3 isoform X2, whose protein sequence is MEEEDAAADPYLPYDGGGDTIPLQEIPKKGSNYAMSNGGGAASSSTHLLDFLEEPIPGVGTYDDFHTIDWVREKCKDRERHRKINSKKKESAWEFTKSLYDAWSGWLVVTLTGLASGALAGLIDIAADWMNDLKEGVCLSAMWFNHEQCCWTSNETTFAERDKCPQWKSWAELILGQAEGPGSYIMNYFMYIYWALSFAFLAVCLVKVFAPYACGSGIPEIKTILSGFIIRGYLGKWTLMIKTITLVLAVASGLSLGKEGPLVHVACCCGNIFSYLFPKYSKNEAKKREVLSAASAAGVSVAFGAPIGGVLFSLEEVSYYFPLKTLWRSFFAALVAAFVLRSINPFGNSRLVLFYVEYHTPWYLFELIPFILLGVFGGLWGAFFIRANIAWCRRRKSTRFGKYPVLEVILVAAITAVVAFPNPYTRQNTSELIKELFTDCGPLESSQLCQYRSQMNGSKAFTDNPNRPAGPGVYSAMWQLCLALIFKIIMTIFTFGLKVPSGLFIPSMAIGAIAGRIVGIAMEQLAYYHHDWFLFKEWCEVGADCITPGLYAMVGAAACLGGVTRMTVSLVVIVFELTGGLEYIVPLMAAVMTSKWVGDAFGREGIYEAHIRLNGYPFLDAKEEFTHTTLAREVMRPRRSDPPLAVLTQDDLTVEELQGIINETSYNGFPVIVSKESQRLVGFALRRDITIAIENARRKQEGIMLNSRVYFTQHAPTLPADSPRPLKLRSILDMSPFTVTDHTPMEIVVDIFRKLGLRQCLVTHNGILLGIITKKNILEHLEELKQHTEPLAASWYYHKKRYPSSHGSNGKPGSRVHHVQLIRSFQDGRVGGGGDSEEEEEVHLLDGSNL, encoded by the exons atggaggaggaggacgcgGCGGCCGACCCCTATTTGCCCTACGACGGGGGAGGGGACACCATCCCGCTGCAGGAGATCCCTAAAAAAG ggTCTAACTACGCCATGTCTAACGGGGGCGGCGCTGCCAGCAGCTCCACTCATCTGTTGGACTTCCTAGAGGAGCCCATTCCTGGTGTGGGGACCTACGATGACTTCCACACCATCGACTGGGTGCGTGAGAAGTGCAAGGATCGCGAGAGACACAGAAAG ATAAATAGTAAGAAAAAGGAATCAGCCTGGGAGTTCACAAAGAGCCTGTACGATGCCTGGTCTGGTTGGCTGGTGGTGACGCTGACTGGCTTGGCCTCCG gTGCTTTGGCTGGCCTTATTGACATTGCTGCTGATTGGATGAACGACCTGAAGGAGGGAGTTTGTCTGAGCGCCATGTGGTTCAACCACGAGCAGTGCTGTTGGACGTCCAATGAGACCACCTTCGCTGAGCGGGACAAGTGTCCCCAATGGAAGAGCTGGGCTGAGCTAATACTCGGGCAGGCTGAG GGTCCTGGCTCGTACATCATGAACTACTTCATGTACATTTACTGGGCTTTGTCCTTCGCTTTCCTGGCAGTATGCCTGGTAAAGGTGTTTGCTCCCTATGCCTGTGGTTCGGGGATCCCTGAG ATCAAGACCATCCTGAGTGGGTTTATCATCCGGGGCTACCTGGGAAAATGGACCTTGATGATTAAGACCATTACTCTAGTGCTGGCGGTGGCATCCGGACTCAGCCTGGGGAAAGAAGGCCCCCTGGTTCACGTGGCCTGCTGCTGTGGGAATATCTTCTCCTACCTCTTCCCCAAGTACAGCAAGAATGAGGCCAAGAAACGTGAG gttctCTCTGCTGCATCAGCAGCTGGGGTGTCAGTGGCTTTTGGAGCTCCAATAGGAGGAGTTCTCTTCAGCTTGGAGGAG gtGAGCTACTACTTTCCTCTCAAGACGCTGTGGCGCTCTTTCTTTGCTGCCCTCGTGGCAGCCTTCGTCTTGCGGTCCATCAACCCTTTTGGTAACAGCCGTCTGGTGCTGTTCTACGTGGAGTACCACACTCCGTGGTACCTGTTTGAGCTCATCCCGTTCATTCTGCTGGGAGTTTTCGGAGGACTCTGGGGAGCCTTCTTCATCCGAGCCAACATTGCCTGGTGCCGGCGACGCAAGTCAACACGCTTTG GAAAGTACCCAGTGTTGGAGGTGATTCTTGTGGCTGCCATCACAGCTGTGGTTGCTTTCCCGAACCCATACACCCGTCAGAACACCAGCGAGCTGATAAAGGAGTTGTTCACAGACTGCGGCCCACTCGAGTCGTCGCAGCTCTGCCAGTACCGTAGCCAGATGAACGGAAGTAAGGCTTTCACTGACAATCCCAACCGGCCGGCAGGGCCCGGCGTCTATTCTGCCATGTGGCAGCTCTGCCTGGCACTGATCTTTAAAATCATCATGACCATATTCACATTTGGACTCAAG GTACCGTCAGGCTTGTTCATCCCCAGCATGGCCATTGGTGCCATTGCAGGGCGAATTGTTGGCATTGCCATGGAGCAGCTGGCTTATTACCACCATGACTGGTTCCTGTTCAAAGAGTGGTGTGAGGTCGGAGCCGACTGCATCACTCCAGGGCTCTACGCCATGGTGGGAGCTGCAGCATGTCTGG GTGGTGTGACCCGTATGACAGTCTCCCTGGTCGTCATTGTCTTTGAGCTGACAGGCGGGTTGGAGTACATTGTCCCCCTCATGGCTGCTGTCATGACCAGCAAGTGGGTGGGTGACGCGTTTGGCCGTGAGGGAATCTATGAGGCCCACATCCGCCTGAACGGATACCCTTTCCTTGATGCCAAGGAAGAATTCACCCACACCACACTGGCCAGGGAGGTGATGAGGCCACGGCGGAGCGACCCGCCGTTAGCAGTGCTGACGCAGGACGACCTGAcggtggaggagctgcagggcATCATCAATGAAACCAGTTATAATGGTTTCCCTGTGATAGTGTCCAAAGAGTCTCAGAGGCTGGTGGGCTTTGCTCTGCGCAGGGACATCACCATAGCTATAG AAAATGCCCGTCGTAAACAGGAAGGCATCATGTTGAACTCCAGGGTGTACTTCACCCAGCATGCCCCCACTCTGCCAGCCGACAGCCCTCGGCCCTTAAAGCTGCGCTCCATCCTGGACATGAGCCCCTTCACCGTCACCGACCACACCCCCATGGAGATCGTGGTGGACATCTTCAGAAAGCTGGGCCTGCGGCAGTGCCTGGTCACTCACAACGG GATTTTGTTGGGCATCATCACAAAGAAGAATATATTAGAGCATCTGGAGGAGCTCAAGCAGCACACGGAGCCCCTG GCGGCTTCTTGGTATTATCACAAAAAAAGATATCCTTCGTCACATGGCTCAAATGGCAAACCAGGATCCCGAGTCCATCATGTTCAACTGATCCGCTCCTTCCAGGACGGCCgggtgggaggaggaggcgacagcgaggaggaggaagaggtacACCTCCTGGACGGCTCCAATCTCTGA